A single window of Archangium gephyra DNA harbors:
- a CDS encoding S8 family peptidase has translation MSDAYSALEEMLVYRAVGGLRFTQGSPVMPDVWIHYGLHGQPLDLLIGPNWDSKSADLSRALEERLTGALGDRQRNLVLGRVRLAHTQNAVAVTFTLAQLVRVALPLSRWWHHYLLEPRDGLPTGELATLLASPLHREHLREALLRGFEGKPFELNLETGKPARRNERHVTSDFVWLARIVGLLALLLREHPRGLQEEDSPQTVVESLLRRPEAVLDAFLALLRGVQSPEPGQEPLWSINRNRRVQLALIESMSTIKADAARRVFSVTGRDIRWAIVDSGIDATHLAFRRRKQDGQLVSRQPFSPRPGSAGAPLDERQWQNHTRILATYDFTHARDLLSARNVEMVPLAVRQKLTQRGVQEALQSALETHRRGPGINWAQWEPVFRVPHTRQYLTSEVPVHKHGTHVAGILAADWRADDDADDAVEPSYLSQDRGGSRLGVCPELELYDMRVMNEQGESDEFALMTALQFIRFLNAQHEHVELHGANLSISLMHDVANHACGRTPICEECERLVGSGLVVVAAAGNSGRVRYIAAEGGGFDEGYRSISITDPGNAPSVITVGATHRSQPHSYGVSYFSSRGPTGDGRLKPDLVAPGEKILSTVPGNREEPMDGTSMAAPHVSGAAALILCRHPEFIGKPNDVKRILCQTATDLGRERYFQGAGLLDILRALESV, from the coding sequence ATGAGTGATGCCTACTCCGCGTTGGAGGAGATGCTCGTCTACCGGGCCGTGGGGGGGCTGCGCTTCACCCAGGGCTCACCGGTGATGCCGGACGTGTGGATTCATTACGGCCTCCACGGCCAGCCGCTGGATCTGCTGATAGGTCCCAACTGGGACAGCAAGAGCGCGGACCTCTCGCGGGCGCTGGAGGAACGTCTCACGGGAGCACTGGGAGACAGGCAACGCAACCTGGTGCTGGGACGGGTCCGGCTGGCGCATACCCAGAACGCGGTGGCCGTCACCTTCACGCTCGCCCAGCTCGTGCGCGTGGCCCTCCCGCTCAGCCGCTGGTGGCACCATTACCTGCTGGAGCCTCGCGACGGGCTCCCCACGGGGGAGCTCGCCACGCTCCTCGCCTCCCCCCTCCATCGGGAGCACCTGCGCGAAGCCCTCCTCCGCGGCTTCGAGGGCAAGCCGTTCGAGCTCAACCTGGAGACGGGCAAGCCCGCCCGGCGCAACGAGCGCCATGTCACCTCGGACTTCGTCTGGCTGGCCCGCATCGTGGGGCTGCTGGCCCTGCTGCTGAGGGAGCATCCGCGGGGGCTCCAGGAGGAGGACTCGCCCCAGACGGTGGTGGAGTCCCTGCTGCGGCGCCCGGAGGCGGTGCTCGACGCCTTCCTCGCGCTGCTGCGCGGGGTCCAGTCTCCAGAGCCGGGCCAGGAGCCGCTGTGGAGCATCAACCGCAACCGTCGCGTCCAGTTGGCCTTGATCGAGTCCATGTCCACCATCAAGGCGGATGCGGCCCGGCGCGTCTTCAGCGTCACCGGCCGTGACATCCGGTGGGCCATCGTCGACAGCGGCATCGATGCCACGCACCTGGCCTTCCGCCGCCGCAAGCAGGATGGGCAGCTCGTCTCGCGGCAGCCCTTCAGCCCGCGCCCGGGCAGTGCTGGCGCTCCGCTCGATGAGCGCCAGTGGCAGAACCACACCCGCATCCTGGCCACCTACGACTTCACCCACGCCCGGGACCTGCTGAGCGCCAGGAACGTCGAGATGGTGCCCCTGGCGGTCCGCCAGAAGCTCACCCAGCGGGGCGTGCAGGAGGCGCTCCAGAGCGCGCTGGAGACCCACAGGCGCGGGCCTGGCATCAACTGGGCCCAGTGGGAGCCCGTCTTCCGCGTTCCGCATACGCGGCAGTACCTGACCAGCGAGGTGCCCGTGCACAAGCATGGGACGCACGTGGCCGGCATCCTCGCGGCCGACTGGCGCGCGGACGATGACGCGGACGATGCAGTGGAGCCCTCGTACCTGTCCCAGGATCGCGGAGGAAGCCGCCTGGGCGTCTGCCCCGAGCTCGAGCTGTATGACATGCGGGTGATGAACGAGCAGGGGGAGAGCGACGAGTTCGCCCTGATGACGGCCCTGCAGTTCATCCGCTTCCTCAATGCCCAGCACGAGCATGTGGAGCTCCACGGCGCCAACCTGAGCATCTCGCTGATGCACGATGTCGCCAACCACGCCTGCGGGCGCACCCCCATCTGTGAGGAGTGTGAGCGGCTGGTGGGCAGCGGGCTGGTGGTGGTCGCCGCCGCGGGTAACAGCGGACGCGTGCGCTACATCGCCGCCGAGGGCGGCGGCTTCGACGAGGGCTACCGCAGCATCAGCATCACCGACCCGGGCAATGCGCCCTCGGTCATCACCGTGGGGGCCACCCACCGCTCGCAGCCTCACAGCTACGGAGTGAGCTACTTCTCCAGCCGCGGACCCACGGGAGATGGCCGCCTCAAGCCAGACCTCGTGGCGCCAGGAGAGAAGATCCTCTCCACGGTTCCAGGCAACCGGGAGGAGCCCATGGACGGCACCAGCATGGCCGCCCCGCATGTGAGTGGCGCCGCGGCACTCATCCTCTGCCGTCATCCGGAGTTCATTGGCAAGCCGAACGACGTCAAACGCATCCTCTGTCAGACCGCTACCGATTTGGGAAGGGAGCGGTATTTCCAGGGCGCCGGGCTGCTGGACATCCTGCGCGCCCTCGAGTCCGTGTAA
- a CDS encoding ComEC/Rec2 family competence protein, with protein sequence MLFTLEALNAEEGDCLLLQYGTAQAPSFILLDGGPPRVYARTLEPRLTALREALGLRRQESLPLRLAVITHIDADHLAGMLDLVEALRESQTRRQAPLVSIEALWHNSFDDTLATRDVDQALAELQALLNQEEEAELRGFVAGTRQSRELRDLLRALKIEVNAPFPQLVLRPDDQTPALDLGSGLRLTLLAPTQSKLAAFQKKWDEELKKAVEAGAPGRVAALKRDTSVFNLSSICLLAELEGKSMLLTGDAHSDELLAGLEVAGKLPEDGSPCFVDVLKLQHHGSVRNVTPEFFERVVADHYVISANGKHDNPDVETLEMLAEARGDAKYTLHLTFPKAAWKEVKGESTTDDKRRKALRAIDAWLEKPGAVRPTRVYRQRDSLAVTVSLGNETLP encoded by the coding sequence ATGCTGTTCACACTCGAGGCCCTCAACGCCGAGGAGGGCGATTGCCTGTTGCTCCAGTATGGGACGGCCCAGGCGCCTTCCTTCATCCTCCTCGATGGAGGTCCCCCCCGCGTCTACGCGCGCACGCTGGAGCCGCGCCTGACCGCCCTGCGTGAGGCGCTCGGCCTGCGCCGCCAGGAGTCCCTGCCCCTCCGGCTCGCGGTCATCACCCATATCGACGCGGATCACCTCGCGGGGATGCTGGACCTGGTGGAGGCGCTGCGCGAGAGCCAGACGCGCCGGCAAGCGCCACTCGTCTCCATCGAGGCGCTCTGGCACAACAGCTTCGATGACACCCTGGCCACCCGGGACGTGGACCAGGCCCTCGCGGAGCTCCAGGCGCTGCTGAATCAGGAGGAGGAAGCGGAGCTCCGGGGCTTCGTGGCCGGCACCCGCCAGAGCCGCGAGCTGCGCGACCTGCTGAGGGCGCTGAAGATCGAGGTGAATGCGCCCTTCCCCCAGCTCGTGCTGCGCCCGGACGACCAGACGCCAGCGCTGGACCTGGGCAGTGGCCTGCGGCTCACCCTGCTGGCCCCCACCCAGAGCAAGCTGGCCGCATTCCAGAAGAAGTGGGACGAGGAGCTGAAGAAGGCGGTGGAGGCAGGAGCCCCGGGCCGCGTCGCGGCGCTCAAGCGGGACACGAGCGTCTTCAACCTGTCGAGCATCTGCCTGCTGGCCGAGCTCGAAGGAAAGAGCATGCTGCTGACGGGCGACGCTCACAGCGACGAGCTGCTCGCCGGACTGGAGGTGGCTGGGAAGCTGCCCGAGGATGGCAGCCCCTGCTTCGTGGATGTCCTGAAGCTGCAGCACCACGGAAGCGTCCGGAATGTCACGCCGGAGTTCTTCGAGCGTGTGGTGGCCGACCACTACGTCATCTCGGCCAATGGCAAGCATGACAACCCGGATGTGGAGACCCTGGAAATGCTCGCGGAGGCCCGGGGCGATGCGAAGTACACGCTGCACCTCACCTTCCCGAAGGCGGCCTGGAAGGAGGTGAAGGGAGAGTCCACGACAGACGACAAGCGGCGTAAGGCCCTGCGGGCCATCGACGCCTGGCTGGAGAAGCCCGGCGCCGTGAGGCCCACCCGTGTGTACCGCCAGCGAGACAGCCTGGCGGTGACCGTCTCACTGGGCAACGAGACCCTTCCGTGA
- a CDS encoding MBL fold metallo-hydrolase has product MKWLLACIAPVLLAAWILFLSAHGPASWVLLPGILIGIACAAGLSFLRSFSPALRALSLTLYLLPLGLLSTYRASAFSVSKDFELGALPLASAPSEMSIAQLPTGVTYRSAAFGYRGGSLFEPRVFSMTAILIKHPKGDLLIDAGFGRDIAQHLATLPLPFQLLTRYTLNKTAREQLQSSGYDLTRLRAIILTHSHWDHISGAADFPEVPVWIPPAERSFVQGEDVTTATARSIKSLHIEEYRFDARPYLGFAESHDVYGDGAVVIVPAPGHTPGSVIVFVTLADHKRYAFIGDLAWQLEGVTEQEERPLTQRIADFEPRLVREHLAHMAAISARYPELTLVVAHDPRSFASIPKWP; this is encoded by the coding sequence GCGCTCACGGGCCGGCCTCCTGGGTGCTATTGCCTGGCATCCTGATTGGCATTGCCTGTGCCGCTGGCCTTTCTTTTCTGCGCTCGTTCTCTCCCGCTCTCCGTGCGCTTTCGCTCACGCTCTATCTGCTGCCGCTGGGGCTCTTGTCCACCTATCGTGCGTCGGCTTTCTCCGTATCGAAGGATTTCGAGCTCGGCGCGCTCCCGCTGGCGTCTGCGCCTTCCGAGATGTCGATTGCCCAGCTTCCCACCGGCGTGACCTATCGCAGTGCGGCCTTCGGGTATCGCGGTGGCTCTCTCTTCGAGCCGCGAGTGTTTTCCATGACCGCGATCCTGATCAAGCACCCCAAGGGCGATCTCTTGATCGACGCAGGGTTCGGCCGGGACATCGCACAGCACCTCGCGACACTGCCGCTCCCCTTCCAGCTCCTGACCCGATACACGCTGAACAAGACCGCGCGCGAGCAGCTCCAATCAAGCGGGTATGACCTGACCCGGCTGCGGGCGATCATTCTGACCCACTCCCACTGGGACCACATCAGCGGCGCCGCGGATTTTCCCGAGGTGCCTGTCTGGATACCTCCCGCGGAACGAAGTTTCGTCCAAGGCGAGGACGTCACGACCGCCACGGCAAGAAGCATCAAATCGCTGCATATCGAAGAGTATCGCTTCGATGCACGTCCCTATCTCGGCTTCGCGGAGAGCCATGACGTCTACGGAGATGGCGCAGTGGTGATCGTCCCGGCGCCCGGCCATACGCCGGGCTCTGTGATCGTCTTCGTGACGCTTGCGGACCACAAGCGTTATGCCTTCATCGGAGACCTCGCCTGGCAGCTGGAGGGCGTCACCGAGCAGGAGGAGCGCCCTCTCACGCAGCGCATCGCCGATTTCGAGCCTCGGCTCGTTCGTGAGCACCTCGCGCATATGGCCGCGATCTCGGCGCGATATCCGGAGCTGACCCTCGTCGTCGCGCATGATCCGCGGAGCTTCGCATCGATCCCGAAGTGGCCTTGA